TCCCCGCGCACTACCCCCTCCTGAAGCGGCGCGAACTGCCGCCCGGCTCCTGGCAGTGGACCGACGACACGGAGATGGCCTGCTCCGTCCTCGCCGTTCTCGCCCGGCACGACCGCATCGACCAGGACGCCCTGGCCGCCTCCTTCGCGGAACACCACGACTTCGACCGGGGCTACGGGCCCGCCGTCAACCGGATGCTCCGGCTGATCCGGGAGGGCGGCGACTGGCGCGAGCTGTCCGCCGCGCTCTTCAACGGGCAGGGCTCCTGGGGCAACGGCGCCGCCATGCGTATCGCCCCGCTCGGTGCCTGGTACGCCGACGACCCCGAGCAGGCCACCCATCAGGCGGAGATCTCCGCCTACCCCACCCACCAGCACCGTGAGGCCGTCGTCGGTGCCATGGCGGTCGCCGCGGCGGCCGCCCTCGCGGCCGCGCCCACGGGTCCGCCCACTCCCGAGGCGCTGCTCGACGGGGTTATCGCGCTGGTGCCGCGCAGCGCGGTCGGGGCCGGGCTGCGCAGGGCCCGCGACATGCTGGACTACGGCGACGCCGGGACCGTCGCGGCGGTGCTCGGCAGCGGCCGGCGGACCAGCGCTCACGACACGGTGCCGTTCGCCCTCTGGTCGGCGGCCCGCGGGCTGGGCGACTTCGAGACGGTGTTCTGGACGACGGCGCAGGTCGGCGGGGACGTCGACACCACGTGCGCCATCGCCGGCGGCGTGGTGGCCTCCTCGGCGGCGGGCGCGCCCCCGGCCGACTGGCTGGAACGGACCGAGGACCTGCCCGCCTGGGTGCCGCGGGGCACGCCCCGGAGCTGAGCGCGACGGCGGCCCGGACCCCACGGGGTCCGGGCCGCCGCCGGTCGCCGATCCGGCCGTCAGGCGACGGGGCCCGCCGCCTCGGCCTTGCCGCTGAGCGCCTCCAGGTCGCTCCTGCGGACCCGGATCACCAGGACCGCGGTGAGCAGCGCGACCGCGACCATCGCCACGCCCGCGGTGAAGGCGGACGCGATGCCCGAGGTCAGCACCTCGTGGCCCCACGGCGCCGGGAGTTCCTTCGTGCGCAGGAAGTCGGCCCGCTGCTGGGGTGTCGCGGTGGCCAGGAAGTCCGCCACCTGTTTCTCGCCCTCGGTACGGCTCGCCGTGCCGAAGACCGTCACCAGGATGGACAGGCCCAGCGAGCCGCCCACCTGCTGTGTCGCGTTGAGCAGCCCGGACGCGGCGCCCGCCTCGCGCTGCGACACCCCAGAGACGGCCGTCAGCGTCAGGGTGACGAAGTTGAGGCCCATGCCGAAGCCGAAGAGGACCATCGGGCCGAGCACCCCGCCGGCGTAGCCGCTGTCCGCGTCGATGAAGGTCAGCCAGAGCAGGCCGAGGCCGGTGATCGTGGAACCGGTCACCATGAAGGGCTTCGGGCCGACGGTGGGCAGGAACCGCTGTGACAGCCCGGCGCCCGTCACGATGGCCACCGTGACCGGCAGGAACGCGAGGCCGGACGCGATGGGGGAGTACCCCAGCACGTCCTGCACCCACAGGACGATGAAGAAGAACATGCCGAACATGGCGGCCGCGAGGCTCAGCATGATCATGTACGTGCCGGAGCGGTTCCGGTCGGCGAACATCCGCAGCGGCGTGATCGGTTCCTTCGCGCGCGACTCGACCAGGGCGAAGGCGACGAGCAGGAGCGCAGCGGCGACGAACGAGCCGATCGTCAGCGAGTCCTTCCAGCCCTTCT
The Streptomyces roseofulvus genome window above contains:
- a CDS encoding ADP-ribosylglycohydrolase family protein, producing the protein MTADSSFDRRFDRALASLRGLAVGDALGSQFFVPAHYPLLKRRELPPGSWQWTDDTEMACSVLAVLARHDRIDQDALAASFAEHHDFDRGYGPAVNRMLRLIREGGDWRELSAALFNGQGSWGNGAAMRIAPLGAWYADDPEQATHQAEISAYPTHQHREAVVGAMAVAAAAALAAAPTGPPTPEALLDGVIALVPRSAVGAGLRRARDMLDYGDAGTVAAVLGSGRRTSAHDTVPFALWSAARGLGDFETVFWTTAQVGGDVDTTCAIAGGVVASSAAGAPPADWLERTEDLPAWVPRGTPRS
- a CDS encoding MFS transporter — its product is MTTTPVETQAENGLSGSGGRPGIALTVIAACQLMVVLDATIVNIALPHIQDALSFSTTDLSWVLSAYTLTFGGLLLLGGRAGDILGRRRVFMAGILLFTLASLLGGFAQEPWQLLAARALQGVGGAIASPTSLALITTTFPEGPERNRAFGVFSAVSAGGGAIGLLAGGMLTEWLDWRWVLFVNVPIGLLIAFLAPRYIKESERHPGRFDIAGAATSTLGMTALVYGFIRASEKGWKDSLTIGSFVAAALLLVAFALVESRAKEPITPLRMFADRNRSGTYMIMLSLAAAMFGMFFFIVLWVQDVLGYSPIASGLAFLPVTVAIVTGAGLSQRFLPTVGPKPFMVTGSTITGLGLLWLTFIDADSGYAGGVLGPMVLFGFGMGLNFVTLTLTAVSGVSQREAGAASGLLNATQQVGGSLGLSILVTVFGTASRTEGEKQVADFLATATPQQRADFLRTKELPAPWGHEVLTSGIASAFTAGVAMVAVALLTAVLVIRVRRSDLEALSGKAEAAGPVA